From the Cryptomeria japonica chromosome 2, Sugi_1.0, whole genome shotgun sequence genome, one window contains:
- the LOC131030355 gene encoding uncharacterized protein LOC131030355 yields MVVSIFFINWPVYEPRRDDLSSCLPMAQNMVHWVPRDEGWVKENFDEAYKGNLGVSGVGMVFRDWKGNILALVSQKLDRGTNNEVEAQATLMVIEWGLKLGFSKLDLEGDSLIIFNTLIKGETQAWILDDFVKKMKHDLNFFNDFKISHICRTGNEVAVVLSKWATSFELEKATHLEDFQNLVNDDVEVDF; encoded by the coding sequence ATGGTAGTTTCAATATTTTTCATAAATTGGCCCGTTTATGAGCCTAGACGAGATGATCTATCTTCTTGCCTTCCTATGGCACAAAATATGGTACACTGGGTACCCCGAGATGAAGGATGGGTTAAGGAAAATTTTGACGAAGCCTATAAAGGCAATCTAGGTGTCTCTGGGGTAGGGATGGTATTTAGAGATTGGAAAGGAAATATATTAGCATTGGTTTCTCAAAAGCTAGATAGGGGAACCAATAATGAGGTGGAGGCTCAGGCAACTCTAATGGTGATTGAATGGGGCCTAAAACTTGGTTTCTCTAAACTAGATCTGGAAGGAGATTCTTTAATTATATTCAATACATTAATCAAAGGGGAGACACAGGCTTGGATTTTAGATGATTTTGTTAAAAAGATGAAACacgatttaaatttttttaatgatttcaaAATCTCTCATATTTGTAGGACAGGGAATGAGGTGGCGGTTGTGTTGTCAAAATGGGCTACGTCATTTGAGTTGGAAAAAGCAACTCATCTTGAAGATTTTCAAAATCTGGTGAATGATGAT